In Bacillota bacterium, the following proteins share a genomic window:
- a CDS encoding ribonuclease H has translation MDEAAEYVVYTDGACSNNQAPGGQPGGWAAVFTDGTCLSGGHPATTNNRMELTAAIEALRHTPPGSRVRVRSDSAYVVNAFLQDWFSGWERRGWRNSKGQPVENQDLWRELRRLAAERRVSWEKVHGHAGDPLNEKADRLAVAAIPRPAAPRPPDGRRDGQPGDGGGGERQA, from the coding sequence ATGGACGAAGCGGCCGAGTATGTCGTCTACACCGACGGCGCCTGCTCCAACAACCAGGCGCCCGGAGGGCAGCCCGGGGGCTGGGCGGCCGTCTTCACCGACGGCACCTGCCTCTCCGGCGGCCACCCCGCCACCACCAACAACCGGATGGAGCTGACGGCCGCCATCGAGGCGCTCCGCCACACCCCGCCCGGCAGCCGCGTCCGGGTCCGCAGCGATTCCGCCTACGTGGTCAACGCCTTCCTGCAGGACTGGTTTTCGGGCTGGGAACGGCGGGGATGGAGGAACAGCAAGGGCCAGCCGGTCGAGAACCAGGACCTCTGGCGCGAGCTCCGCCGGCTCGCCGCCGAGCGCCGGGTCAGCTGGGAGAAGGTGCACGGTCACGCCGGCGACCCGCTCAACGAGAAGGCGGATCGCCTCGCCGTCGCCGCCATCCCTCGCCCTGCGGCCCCGAGGCCGCCGGACGGCCGCCGCGACGGGCAGCCTGGCGACGGCGGCGGCGGGGAGAGGCAGGCCTGA
- a CDS encoding DUF45 domain-containing protein codes for MKPGTPRSRELTLDVDGTRLHVVIQRKAVKNVNARLAGSELRVSAPAAVPDDVLEPVVRDLARKLLRRVEARRINGQTDALALARRVAARFPEPPAVRQVLFVTTQSARWGSYSAATRTVRLNAILLRMPSWVLESVVAHELAHVFHLDHSPAFRELLRRVDPRADEAHAFLAGVSWLARSWGSLPAAERRRLAGMAPGEGEGRGLSGGADTGAS; via the coding sequence ATGAAGCCGGGAACCCCCCGCTCCCGCGAACTCACGCTCGACGTCGACGGAACGCGGCTCCACGTCGTGATCCAGAGGAAGGCGGTCAAGAACGTCAACGCGCGCCTGGCCGGCTCGGAGCTCCGCGTCAGCGCGCCCGCGGCCGTCCCCGACGACGTGCTCGAGCCCGTCGTCCGCGATCTCGCGAGGAAGCTGCTTCGCCGCGTCGAGGCACGCCGGATCAACGGCCAGACCGACGCGCTCGCGCTGGCTCGGCGCGTCGCCGCCCGCTTCCCCGAGCCGCCGGCCGTCCGCCAGGTCCTCTTCGTCACCACCCAGTCCGCCCGCTGGGGGAGCTACAGCGCCGCCACCCGGACCGTCCGCCTCAACGCCATCCTGCTCAGGATGCCTTCCTGGGTGCTGGAGTCGGTCGTCGCGCACGAGCTGGCGCACGTCTTCCACCTCGACCACTCGCCCGCCTTCCGCGAGCTGCTCCGCCGCGTCGACCCCCGCGCGGACGAGGCGCACGCCTTCCTGGCGGGGGTGAGCTGGCTCGCCCGCTCGTGGGGGAGCCTGCCCGCCGCGGAACGGCGGCGGCTGGCGGGCATGGCGCCCGGGGAGGGGGAGGGTCGGGGCCTTTCCGGCGGCGCCGATACGGGAGCATCCTGA
- a CDS encoding ketopantoate reductase family protein has translation MAILGAGAIGGCLAAALHRAGEEVLFLVRPGQARAYGGRLRVEAPEGVTEVEARFLEPGDALPEPDWLVVAVKSYATAEAIRSWQEALPASTSILSPQNGIENEAVLGELLGRERLFPAVVYGPAQKLEDGRIRQGGPLRLTAGLPPELPAALRPRAEGRLTALQTALGRGGIPLTVSSEIMAVKWAKLVWNAVWNPMTALAEREIGAVLEEPGARAVAVAGMGEVVAVAEAEGYHLAESIISDGLALSRAMADQPTSMLADLRARRRLELELVESVVRRAQRHELATPVLSTLAALLRLRHPDLVGGPAG, from the coding sequence GTGGCCATCCTCGGGGCGGGCGCCATCGGCGGCTGCCTGGCGGCGGCGCTCCACCGCGCCGGCGAGGAGGTGCTCTTCCTGGTCCGGCCGGGCCAGGCGAGGGCGTACGGAGGCCGGTTGCGGGTGGAGGCGCCGGAAGGGGTGACGGAGGTCGAGGCCCGCTTCCTCGAGCCGGGCGACGCCCTGCCCGAGCCGGACTGGCTGGTGGTGGCGGTCAAGTCCTACGCCACCGCGGAGGCGATCCGCAGCTGGCAGGAAGCCCTGCCCGCCTCCACCTCCATCCTCTCGCCGCAGAACGGGATCGAGAACGAGGCCGTGCTGGGCGAGCTGCTGGGGCGGGAGCGGCTCTTCCCGGCGGTGGTCTACGGCCCCGCGCAGAAGCTGGAGGACGGGCGCATCCGCCAGGGCGGGCCGCTGCGCCTGACGGCCGGCCTGCCGCCCGAGCTTCCGGCCGCCCTGCGGCCGCGGGCGGAGGGGCGCCTGACGGCCCTCCAGACGGCGCTGGGCCGCGGCGGGATTCCGCTCACCGTCAGCTCGGAGATCATGGCCGTCAAGTGGGCGAAGCTGGTCTGGAACGCCGTCTGGAACCCGATGACCGCCCTGGCGGAGCGCGAGATCGGCGCGGTCCTGGAGGAGCCCGGCGCGCGGGCGGTGGCGGTGGCCGGCATGGGCGAGGTGGTGGCGGTGGCGGAGGCGGAGGGCTACCACCTGGCCGAGAGCATCATCTCCGACGGCCTGGCGCTCTCGCGGGCCATGGCCGACCAGCCCACCTCCATGCTGGCCGACCTGCGCGCCCGTCGCCGGCTGGAGCTGGAGCTGGTGGAGTCGGTGGTCCGGCGGGCGCAGCGGCACGAGCTGGCGACGCCGGTCCTCTCCACCCTGGCCGCCCTCCTCCGGCTCCGTCACCCGGACTTGGTCGGCGGACCGGCAGGCTGA
- a CDS encoding FAD-linked oxidase C-terminal domain-containing protein, whose protein sequence is MTTRPLGAGSTPRWFHQLEGELPRERLLAEPGELAVYGYDATGKAAWPEAVFLPETEAEVRRVLELSARLGFRVIARGAGSNLSGGTVPRRGGLVLAFNRMRAVLEVDAERLRARVQPGVVNLDLQETLRPYGLFYAPDPASHRVSTLGGNVGENAGGPRCVKYGVTSRHVAGLRVVLADGRALELGREEGRLDLRGLVVGSEGTLAVVTEVEVVLTPCPPRVVTLLAAFATVEGALSAVSAIVAAGVVPASLELMDRASIATVQPFVRGVYPEDAGAVLLVELDGDERHVEAELERVEALLEASGARWRRARDEAEREALWLGRRAATNRRGWSEDVAVPPSRLVEMMRRVEAIAAGHGLEILTVAHAGDGNLHPLLTFDPADPESVRRMHAADDAILAACVELGGSITGEHGVGVDKLPNLGRMYAAVELERMARVKRAFDPEERLNPGKAVPDVEGLERIRRGLWPGRAPLEASALSRRLRAAAERRRAGGLRLRLEGGGRLWAALGLEAAEGAEPFRVEAPGGIVVDRENLTVEAGVGVTPAELAEALRAEGLRYPPEEGEGPASTLGGHLASGVGGPRAALRGGPREWTLGLVVVDGEGERLWLGGRSVKNVAGYDLVRLFVGSWGRLGAVERAVLRVEPLPEVRRSWWVERRAGAEPLAPRRVAELGLAVAELLPGEEPGGGRGLWLAWEGLQAEAEAAEARLREALVEAGWLEPGERPEERPWEELLPLWRRERLARLAAALAVPPDPARAALEERVARAFDPLGLFAAPL, encoded by the coding sequence GTGACCACGAGACCGCTCGGGGCTGGATCTACGCCCCGCTGGTTCCACCAGCTGGAAGGGGAGCTTCCGCGGGAGCGGTTGCTGGCGGAGCCGGGGGAGCTGGCGGTCTACGGGTACGACGCGACGGGGAAGGCGGCCTGGCCGGAGGCGGTCTTTCTGCCGGAGACGGAGGCGGAGGTCCGGCGGGTGCTGGAGTTGTCGGCCCGTCTGGGCTTCCGGGTGATCGCGCGGGGCGCGGGGAGCAATCTCTCGGGCGGGACGGTGCCGCGGCGGGGCGGGCTGGTGCTGGCGTTCAACCGGATGCGCGCGGTGCTGGAGGTGGACGCGGAGCGCCTCAGGGCGCGGGTGCAGCCGGGGGTGGTCAACCTGGACCTGCAGGAGACGCTGAGGCCATACGGGCTCTTTTACGCGCCGGACCCGGCCAGCCACCGGGTGTCGACGCTGGGGGGGAACGTGGGCGAGAACGCGGGCGGGCCGCGTTGCGTCAAGTACGGGGTGACGAGCCGGCACGTGGCGGGGCTGCGGGTGGTGCTGGCGGACGGGCGGGCGCTGGAGCTGGGGCGGGAGGAGGGGCGGCTGGACCTGCGGGGGCTGGTGGTGGGCTCGGAGGGGACGCTGGCGGTGGTGACGGAGGTGGAGGTGGTGCTGACGCCCTGCCCGCCGCGGGTGGTGACGCTTTTGGCGGCCTTCGCGACGGTGGAGGGGGCGCTTTCGGCGGTGAGCGCCATCGTGGCGGCGGGGGTGGTGCCGGCCTCGCTGGAGCTGATGGACCGGGCCTCCATCGCGACGGTGCAGCCCTTCGTGCGGGGGGTCTACCCGGAGGATGCGGGGGCGGTGCTGCTGGTCGAGCTCGACGGGGACGAGCGGCACGTGGAGGCGGAGCTGGAGCGGGTGGAGGCGCTCTTGGAGGCGAGCGGGGCCCGCTGGCGGCGGGCGCGCGACGAGGCCGAGCGCGAGGCGCTCTGGCTGGGCCGCCGGGCGGCCACCAACCGCCGCGGCTGGTCGGAGGACGTGGCGGTGCCGCCGTCGCGGCTGGTGGAGATGATGCGGCGGGTGGAGGCGATCGCGGCCGGGCACGGGCTGGAGATCCTGACGGTGGCGCACGCGGGCGACGGGAACCTGCATCCGCTGCTCACCTTCGACCCGGCCGACCCGGAGTCGGTGCGGCGGATGCACGCCGCCGACGACGCCATCCTGGCGGCCTGCGTGGAGCTGGGCGGCTCCATCACGGGCGAGCACGGGGTGGGCGTCGACAAGCTGCCCAACCTGGGGCGGATGTACGCGGCGGTGGAGCTGGAGCGGATGGCGCGGGTGAAGCGGGCCTTCGACCCGGAGGAGCGGCTGAACCCGGGCAAGGCGGTGCCCGACGTCGAGGGGCTGGAACGGATCCGGCGGGGGCTCTGGCCGGGGCGGGCGCCGCTGGAGGCGTCGGCGCTCTCGCGGCGGCTGCGGGCGGCGGCGGAGCGGCGGCGGGCGGGCGGGCTGCGGCTCCGCCTGGAGGGGGGCGGGCGGCTCTGGGCGGCGCTGGGGCTGGAGGCCGCGGAGGGGGCGGAGCCCTTCCGGGTGGAGGCGCCCGGGGGGATCGTGGTCGACCGCGAGAACCTGACGGTGGAGGCGGGAGTGGGCGTGACGCCGGCGGAGCTGGCGGAGGCGCTCCGGGCGGAGGGGCTTCGCTACCCGCCGGAGGAGGGCGAGGGGCCGGCCTCGACGCTGGGAGGCCACTTGGCCAGCGGCGTGGGCGGGCCGCGGGCGGCGCTGCGCGGCGGGCCGCGGGAGTGGACACTGGGGCTGGTGGTGGTGGACGGCGAGGGCGAGCGTCTCTGGCTGGGCGGGCGGAGCGTCAAGAACGTGGCGGGCTACGACCTGGTCCGGCTCTTCGTCGGCTCCTGGGGGCGGCTGGGCGCGGTGGAGCGGGCGGTGCTGCGCGTGGAGCCGCTGCCGGAGGTGCGGCGGAGCTGGTGGGTGGAGCGGCGGGCGGGGGCGGAGCCGCTCGCGCCGCGGCGGGTGGCGGAGCTGGGGCTGGCGGTGGCGGAGCTGCTGCCCGGGGAGGAGCCGGGCGGCGGGCGCGGGCTCTGGCTGGCCTGGGAGGGGCTGCAGGCCGAGGCGGAGGCGGCGGAGGCGCGCCTCCGCGAGGCGCTGGTCGAGGCGGGCTGGCTCGAGCCGGGGGAGCGGCCGGAGGAGCGCCCCTGGGAGGAGCTCTTGCCCCTCTGGCGGCGGGAGCGGCTCGCCCGCCTGGCCGCCGCCCTGGCCGTGCCCCCCGACCCCGCCCGCGCCGCGCTGGAGGAGCGCGTCGCCCGCGCCTTCGACCCGCTGGGGCTCTTCGCGGCGCCGCTCTGA
- the aroQ gene encoding type II 3-dehydroquinate dehydratase, translating into MAGERILVLNGPNLNLLGRREPAIYGHETLEDIRRRLERRAAQLDCRLAFEQWNGEGEMVEAIHRCLDRQEGVVLNPGALAHYSIALRDAIRSVGLPVVEVHLSNIYAREEFRHHSVIAPVALGTVTGLGPLGYELALEALVDFLRRGDQPSTS; encoded by the coding sequence GTGGCTGGAGAGCGGATCCTCGTCCTGAACGGCCCCAATCTCAACCTTCTCGGGCGGCGGGAGCCCGCCATCTACGGCCACGAGACGCTCGAGGACATCCGCCGGCGACTCGAACGGCGCGCCGCGCAGCTCGACTGCAGGCTCGCCTTCGAGCAGTGGAACGGCGAGGGCGAGATGGTCGAAGCCATCCACCGCTGCCTCGACCGCCAGGAAGGGGTGGTGCTCAACCCCGGCGCCCTGGCGCACTACAGCATCGCGCTGCGCGACGCCATCCGCTCGGTCGGGCTTCCTGTGGTCGAGGTGCACCTCTCCAACATCTACGCCCGCGAGGAGTTCCGCCATCACTCGGTGATCGCGCCCGTCGCCCTGGGTACCGTCACCGGCCTCGGTCCGCTGGGTTACGAGTTGGCCCTGGAGGCGCTGGTCGACTTCCTGCGCCGGGGGGACCAGCCCTCGACGAGCTGA
- a CDS encoding type II toxin-antitoxin system HicB family antitoxin, with amino-acid sequence MRYVVVLERSDAEWFAYVPSLPGCTSSGRTQGEALENIKQAIQLTLEYRKEHGLDIPPGRESLAEVEV; translated from the coding sequence ATGCGCTACGTCGTCGTTCTGGAACGTTCGGACGCCGAATGGTTCGCCTACGTGCCGAGCCTGCCGGGCTGTACAAGCTCCGGGCGCACACAGGGCGAGGCGCTGGAAAACATCAAGCAAGCGATCCAGCTCACGCTCGAATACCGCAAGGAGCATGGATTGGACATCCCGCCCGGGAGGGAGTCGCTCGCCGAGGTGGAAGTGTAG
- a CDS encoding YigZ family protein, whose amino-acid sequence MSGQGLEPGRGAGGRLVLAGPAEAAIEVKRSRFVAAVAPAATPAEARAFWLERRRHLPDARHHAVAWRVEEEGRPAEHASDDGEPGGTAGRPALAALRQHGLERVVLVISRHFGGILLGAPGLVRAYRRAAEEALAAAPVRLLLPRPAYALEAAYPVWDRLVALAERAGARLEAPVYEEVVRATLLLPPEGGEALLRHLRELGPTPPRLQPLGERWCPAPASFSPSSSQPAGPPTKSG is encoded by the coding sequence ATGTCGGGACAAGGGCTCGAACCCGGCCGCGGGGCGGGAGGTCGCCTGGTGCTGGCCGGCCCCGCCGAGGCGGCGATCGAGGTGAAACGGTCCCGCTTCGTGGCGGCGGTGGCGCCCGCGGCCACGCCGGCGGAGGCCCGGGCCTTCTGGCTGGAGCGCCGGCGGCACCTGCCCGACGCCCGCCATCACGCGGTCGCCTGGCGCGTCGAGGAGGAAGGCCGGCCGGCCGAGCACGCCTCCGACGACGGCGAGCCCGGCGGCACCGCGGGCCGCCCGGCGCTGGCGGCGCTCCGGCAGCACGGGCTGGAGCGGGTGGTGCTGGTGATCAGCCGCCACTTCGGCGGCATCCTGCTGGGCGCCCCCGGGCTGGTGCGCGCCTACCGCCGCGCGGCCGAGGAAGCTCTGGCGGCCGCCCCCGTCCGGCTCCTGCTCCCGCGCCCCGCGTACGCGCTGGAGGCGGCCTACCCCGTCTGGGACCGGCTGGTGGCCCTGGCCGAACGGGCCGGCGCCCGCCTGGAAGCCCCTGTCTACGAGGAAGTGGTCCGCGCCACGCTCCTCCTTCCTCCCGAAGGGGGCGAGGCGCTGCTCCGGCACCTGCGGGAGCTGGGGCCCACCCCGCCCCGCCTGCAGCCGCTGGGGGAGCGATGGTGCCCGGCGCCGGCCTCTTTCTCTCCGTCTTCCTCTCAGCCTGCCGGTCCGCCGACCAAGTCCGGGTGA
- a CDS encoding DNA starvation/stationary phase protection protein, with the protein MTDTRSAAVSIGPEAREALVQELQELSLSLRGQQLATKVAHWNVKGQNFLEIHELLDQVASHLEEGVDLLAERAVQLGGSARGTAAEVAEVWEAPGGGSPSESAGERTSSRWIGWVADGLRKVTARLYAGIELAAKSGDPVTADLLTQLARQADKDLWFLAAHLETAD; encoded by the coding sequence ATGACCGACACGAGAAGTGCAGCCGTCTCCATCGGACCCGAAGCCCGCGAAGCGCTGGTCCAGGAGCTCCAGGAGCTCTCCCTCTCCCTGCGCGGCCAGCAGCTGGCGACCAAAGTGGCGCACTGGAACGTCAAGGGGCAGAACTTCCTGGAGATCCACGAGCTGTTGGATCAGGTGGCCTCCCATCTGGAAGAGGGCGTCGACCTGCTGGCCGAACGCGCCGTCCAACTGGGCGGGAGCGCCCGGGGAACCGCCGCGGAGGTGGCCGAGGTATGGGAGGCGCCCGGTGGCGGCTCCCCGTCGGAGTCCGCCGGTGAGCGGACCTCCTCCAGGTGGATCGGCTGGGTGGCGGATGGCCTCAGGAAGGTGACGGCCAGACTCTATGCGGGCATCGAGCTCGCCGCGAAGTCCGGCGATCCCGTCACGGCCGACCTGCTGACCCAACTCGCGCGCCAGGCGGACAAGGACCTCTGGTTCCTGGCGGCCCACCTCGAAACGGCTGACTGA